Proteins encoded within one genomic window of Halocatena marina:
- a CDS encoding TetR/AcrR family transcriptional regulator, translating into MTDDVPVAVRDEIARAVLHALANHGYAGLTTKKVAAESEKSEAALFYHYDTKDDLVVAFLEWAIDRSTGRLTNLDAEDPIDELTIACEVLLGDADDELDRGINVAMMELLSHAPHNERFRALLTDFERAEIETLATIIDRGIDAGVFRSVDSTATAAYILMTTDGTAGAVMALGLHDVGEQVRDRLFSYIQTEIIAGNRSH; encoded by the coding sequence ATGACCGATGACGTTCCGGTTGCAGTCCGGGATGAGATTGCTCGTGCTGTCCTGCACGCCCTCGCAAACCACGGCTACGCGGGCTTGACGACAAAGAAGGTCGCAGCCGAATCGGAGAAAAGCGAGGCAGCACTCTTCTATCACTACGATACAAAGGACGATCTTGTGGTTGCGTTCTTGGAATGGGCTATCGATCGCTCGACTGGGCGTCTGACCAATCTTGATGCGGAGGATCCCATCGATGAACTCACTATCGCATGTGAGGTTCTTCTCGGCGACGCTGATGACGAACTCGACCGTGGGATCAACGTTGCCATGATGGAACTACTCTCTCATGCTCCCCACAACGAGCGGTTCCGTGCGCTCCTCACTGATTTCGAGCGCGCGGAAATTGAGACGCTCGCTACCATCATCGACCGTGGCATCGATGCTGGTGTGTTTCGATCAGTCGATTCGACAGCCACTGCCGCGTACATCCTTATGACTACCGACGGGACGGCTGGGGCCGTCATGGCGCTCGGACTGCACGATGTTGGTGAGCAGGTGCGCGATCGGCTGTTTTCGTATATCCAGACAGAAATTATTGCTGGGAACCGCTCTCACTGA